In Nostoc sp. UHCC 0926, a single genomic region encodes these proteins:
- a CDS encoding glycosyltransferase family 4 protein — MALPRKVLIIVENLPVPFDRRVWMEATTLQKAGYEVTVISPTGNGFEKDYEVIEQIHVYRHPLPPEESSVIGYLREYSWAINWQFRLAQRVWQERGFDVIHICNPPDLLFLVAGWFKLFYGTWVIFDHHDLSPEMYEAKYQRRDIFYHGLRWAERLTYATADIVISTNESHREVALTRGHKKPEKIFVVRSAPDLSRFCRMSPNLNYRRGKNYLIGYMGVMGEPEGIDYLLRMVYYIVRKKNRQDIHFMLIGSGPAAEKLKVLSKELEVSEFVEFTGFKQGEELLERLSSCDVCVEPSPTSAYNENCTMNKILEYMAMGKAIVQFDLREGRRSAQEASLYAKPNNEVEFAEKILELLDSPERREKIGAEGRRRMEKILEWQYQAPKLLEAYDKIWQS, encoded by the coding sequence ATGGCATTACCTAGAAAAGTACTAATTATCGTTGAAAATCTGCCAGTTCCCTTTGATCGGCGGGTATGGATGGAAGCAACTACTTTGCAAAAAGCTGGGTATGAAGTTACTGTAATTTCACCCACAGGTAATGGTTTTGAAAAAGACTACGAGGTTATTGAGCAGATTCACGTCTACCGTCATCCTCTACCACCAGAAGAAAGTTCTGTCATTGGGTATCTTCGAGAGTATAGTTGGGCAATTAACTGGCAATTCCGTCTAGCTCAACGGGTATGGCAAGAGCGTGGTTTTGATGTCATCCATATTTGTAATCCGCCGGATTTACTTTTTTTAGTAGCAGGATGGTTTAAATTATTTTATGGCACATGGGTTATCTTCGATCATCATGACCTCAGTCCGGAGATGTATGAAGCTAAGTATCAACGGCGGGATATTTTTTATCATGGATTACGCTGGGCTGAACGCTTGACCTATGCCACAGCAGATATAGTAATTTCAACGAACGAGTCGCACCGAGAGGTAGCTCTTACCCGAGGGCATAAGAAACCAGAGAAAATCTTTGTAGTTCGTAGTGCACCCGACCTTTCCCGTTTTTGCCGAATGTCCCCAAATCTCAATTACCGTAGAGGTAAGAACTACTTGATAGGGTACATGGGTGTCATGGGTGAACCAGAGGGAATTGATTATCTCCTAAGAATGGTATATTACATTGTCCGTAAAAAAAATCGCCAAGATATTCACTTTATGTTAATTGGTAGTGGACCAGCAGCCGAAAAACTTAAAGTCTTATCTAAAGAGCTAGAAGTGAGTGAGTTTGTAGAATTTACAGGGTTTAAGCAAGGGGAGGAACTTTTAGAGCGGCTTTCTAGTTGTGACGTGTGTGTAGAACCCTCTCCAACATCTGCTTATAACGAAAACTGTACTATGAATAAAATCCTCGAATACATGGCAATGGGAAAAGCAATTGTCCAGTTTGATTTGCGAGAGGGAAGACGTTCTGCACAGGAAGCATCTCTTTATGCCAAGCCTAATAATGAGGTGGAATTTGCCGAGAAAATTCTAGAGCTTCTAGATTCTCCTGAACGTAGAGAAAAGATAGGAGCCGAGGGGCGACGCAGAATGGAGAAGATCCTTGAGTGGCAATATCAAGCTCCGAAACTGTTAGAGGCTTATGATAAAATTTGGCAAAGCTAA
- a CDS encoding GumC family protein codes for MLEKSMESRESIDLDLSRYLLILKRWWLPATAIFAATVMLSAIATQFMKPSYEAEGKLLFRIPSFKVVGSNLLPSNGEGGDAGDLKSLLATQNPINTQIEVISSPTLLQQVIDKLRLKDQEGKPLEVEKLRKSVVMKIVGGTDVLRVSYTSRDPEQSAAVVNTIMRLYLENDILTNRSEAAATRQFIAKQLPKTQEAVNNAEVALRIFKQKHQIADLSEETKSAVTTIGNLDNEMDTVKAQLDEVNAQTSELRQKVELNSQQAIAVSALSQSPAVQGILTQLQETDQQLAIERSRFLDDNPIIINLEAKKASLKSLLQQQIGQTVGNQTQIPQNLLQIGELRQNLIENFLQSEIQRFGLIKRLSSLNNSRSTYEQRVKIIPQLAQNQGELQRKVDVAESTYQTLLKKVQELQLVENTNTASSRIIAQASVPNKPVEGKKIVVLVLGVMFGLFLATTTVLFLGMRDRSLKTLKEVRDVFGYTLLGIVPLSVKKIGSRYSNSESAIQTIAVRDTPHSLTSEMYRMIQANLKFLSSDKVLKTIVVTSAVPKEGKSTVSANLAAAIAQLGRKVLLIDADMRVPSQHHLWQLTNAVGLSEVLVGQAEFDITVSKVMDNLDVLTAGVRPPNPLALLDSKRMASLIENFSSQNNYDFVIIDAPPLLLAADALTLSQMTDGILLVARPGVIDSNSANAAQEILERSNYNVLGLVVNGIIDKNDSSIYLYHEHEYFKPRELTKELKGLAKK; via the coding sequence ATGTTGGAAAAATCTATGGAATCTAGAGAATCTATTGATTTAGACCTTAGTCGTTACTTATTGATCTTGAAACGATGGTGGCTACCTGCTACTGCAATATTTGCAGCTACAGTTATGCTCAGTGCTATAGCTACACAATTTATGAAGCCATCCTATGAAGCTGAAGGAAAACTGTTATTTAGAATTCCTTCTTTTAAAGTAGTAGGATCTAATCTTTTGCCTAGTAACGGTGAAGGAGGAGATGCAGGAGATTTAAAATCCCTACTAGCAACTCAAAATCCTATAAACACTCAAATTGAAGTTATTTCTTCACCTACTTTATTGCAGCAAGTAATAGACAAACTACGACTTAAAGACCAAGAAGGTAAACCTCTGGAAGTAGAAAAACTACGAAAATCTGTGGTCATGAAAATTGTTGGCGGCACAGATGTATTACGAGTTAGCTATACCAGCCGTGACCCCGAACAATCAGCGGCAGTGGTCAACACAATCATGAGGCTTTATTTAGAAAATGATATTCTAACAAATCGCTCTGAGGCAGCAGCAACTCGTCAATTTATTGCCAAGCAGCTTCCTAAAACTCAAGAGGCTGTTAATAATGCAGAAGTAGCACTACGTATATTTAAACAGAAGCATCAGATAGCAGATCTATCAGAGGAGACAAAGTCAGCCGTTACGACTATTGGAAATCTAGACAATGAGATGGATACTGTTAAGGCTCAACTGGATGAGGTAAACGCCCAAACCAGTGAACTGCGCCAGAAAGTAGAGCTAAATTCTCAGCAAGCGATCGCTGTGAGTGCCCTCAGTCAGTCACCTGCAGTGCAGGGAATTCTTACACAACTTCAAGAAACCGACCAACAGCTAGCGATTGAGCGTAGCCGTTTCCTAGATGACAACCCCATAATTATTAACTTAGAAGCAAAAAAAGCTAGCTTAAAATCTCTCCTGCAACAGCAAATTGGTCAGACTGTTGGCAATCAAACACAAATTCCGCAGAACCTATTGCAGATTGGAGAACTCAGACAAAACCTGATCGAAAATTTTCTCCAGTCAGAAATACAGCGCTTTGGCTTAATTAAAAGACTTTCCTCTCTAAATAATTCCCGTTCTACCTACGAACAGCGAGTGAAAATCATACCCCAGTTAGCACAAAATCAGGGTGAGTTACAACGGAAAGTTGATGTTGCAGAATCCACATATCAAACTCTACTAAAAAAGGTTCAAGAATTACAGTTAGTTGAGAATACAAATACAGCCAGCTCGCGGATTATTGCTCAGGCTTCAGTTCCCAATAAGCCAGTAGAAGGCAAAAAAATTGTCGTTTTAGTGCTAGGAGTGATGTTCGGTTTATTTTTGGCCACGACAACTGTTCTCTTTCTAGGAATGAGAGATAGATCTCTGAAAACACTTAAGGAAGTCAGAGATGTATTTGGATATACTTTGCTGGGAATTGTTCCTTTGTCTGTTAAAAAAATTGGCTCCCGTTATTCAAATTCAGAATCAGCAATTCAAACAATTGCCGTCAGAGATACGCCCCACTCTTTAACGAGCGAAATGTACAGGATGATTCAAGCCAATCTGAAATTCCTGAGTTCAGATAAAGTGCTCAAAACTATCGTGGTAACTAGCGCAGTTCCTAAAGAAGGCAAGTCTACAGTTTCAGCTAATTTGGCAGCAGCGATCGCTCAACTAGGACGTAAAGTTTTACTAATTGATGCAGATATGCGAGTTCCTTCTCAGCATCATCTCTGGCAACTGACCAATGCAGTTGGTTTGAGCGAGGTTCTTGTAGGTCAGGCTGAATTTGACATTACTGTATCTAAGGTAATGGATAATCTTGATGTCTTAACTGCTGGAGTTAGACCTCCCAACCCACTTGCTTTGCTTGACTCAAAACGGATGGCATCATTAATTGAAAATTTCTCATCTCAAAATAACTATGATTTTGTAATTATTGATGCTCCTCCCCTCCTTTTGGCAGCCGATGCTTTGACTTTAAGCCAAATGACTGATGGGATTTTGTTAGTAGCTAGACCTGGGGTAATTGATTCTAATAGTGCTAACGCTGCTCAAGAGATATTAGAGAGATCCAATTACAACGTCTTAGGTTTAGTCGTAAATGGAATCATTGATAAAAATGATTCTAGTATTTATTTATATCATGAGCATGAATATTTTAAACCAAGGGAGTTGACAAAAGAACTTAAGGGACTTGCAAAAAAGTAA
- a CDS encoding right-handed parallel beta-helix repeat-containing protein: MSASLVLPWALTGLVAGERITESLVKDVRQSFTAQEIPLPSRKLISAISTKTTYYVSSNGNDRNSGLSTSSAFRTLDRAANLTDPGDTVLIMNGVYKNTSKVGTVLDIKRSGRANAWITYKAYPGHRPKLQSNGWHGVSISNGASYIEVNGLEVVGNNSNITLGYARNQQNNRSNPLTNGNCITIDGKNNRLTHHIRILNNKIHDCGGGGISVMESDYVTVDNNEVFNNAWYSVFACSGIAVITSRNYDNSQNYKMVVTRNKVHNNQMLIPWYQNKKFQDGNGIIVDSHRRFGYKGRTLIANNISYKNGGSGIHTYESEHVDIVHNTAYLNNQTPVINYGQIMSNYSSDIKVVNNILYSARNRPISSINKSPNSTFNYNLYNNNGSRLNAVGPNDIMADPQFINPSIGDFRLKRTSPAINRGFRWNNLKTDALGNPRVYGSASDRGAYEMRY; this comes from the coding sequence TTGAGCGCATCTCTTGTACTTCCCTGGGCATTAACAGGTCTGGTTGCAGGAGAGAGAATAACAGAGTCTTTAGTTAAAGATGTTCGTCAGTCATTCACTGCTCAGGAAATTCCACTACCAAGCCGCAAGCTGATCAGTGCTATTTCAACTAAGACAACATACTATGTTAGTAGTAACGGAAACGACAGAAATAGCGGACTCTCTACCTCATCCGCGTTTAGGACACTTGACAGGGCAGCAAACCTGACTGACCCTGGGGATACAGTACTCATTATGAACGGAGTATACAAAAATACAAGCAAAGTGGGAACGGTACTAGATATTAAACGCTCTGGAAGGGCAAATGCATGGATTACGTATAAAGCATATCCTGGACATCGGCCGAAACTTCAGAGCAATGGATGGCATGGAGTTTCGATTTCCAATGGAGCGTCATATATTGAGGTAAACGGGCTGGAGGTTGTAGGGAACAATAGCAATATAACCCTTGGTTATGCTCGGAATCAGCAGAATAACAGATCAAACCCGCTGACGAATGGAAACTGCATTACCATAGATGGAAAAAACAATCGTCTCACCCACCATATACGTATTCTGAATAACAAGATACACGATTGTGGAGGTGGAGGTATTTCAGTGATGGAATCGGACTATGTGACAGTTGATAATAACGAGGTGTTTAATAATGCTTGGTACTCAGTCTTCGCCTGTAGTGGTATTGCGGTGATCACCTCTCGGAATTATGACAACAGCCAAAATTACAAGATGGTTGTGACCAGAAACAAGGTTCACAACAATCAAATGTTAATTCCCTGGTATCAGAACAAAAAGTTCCAAGACGGTAATGGCATTATTGTTGATAGTCACAGAAGGTTTGGGTATAAAGGACGTACTTTGATTGCAAACAATATCTCATATAAAAATGGTGGTTCGGGCATTCATACTTATGAAAGCGAACATGTAGATATTGTTCACAACACAGCTTATCTGAATAACCAGACTCCGGTAATTAATTACGGGCAAATCATGAGTAATTATTCAAGTGATATCAAAGTTGTCAATAACATCCTTTATTCTGCGCGTAACAGACCAATAAGCTCAATAAATAAAAGTCCCAACAGTACTTTTAACTATAACCTCTACAACAACAATGGTTCTCGTCTAAATGCTGTCGGACCTAATGATATTATGGCAGATCCACAGTTTATTAATCCCTCGATTGGTGACTTTAGACTGAAACGGACGAGTCCGGCAATAAATAGGGGTTTTAGATGGAATAATTTAAAAACTGATGCTCTAGGCAACCCTCGTGTGTATGGTTCAGCCTCCGATAGAGGGGCATACGAAATGCGGTATTAG
- a CDS encoding SLBB domain-containing protein: protein MLNRSLFKFLTQPVVGVALLTAVNAAVPCISLAQGQPLPPTTLSPTTQTQIDTNYSLGGGDRIRVNVFEVPEYTGEYQIPPGGAINLPLIGSVSVLGLTTEQAADEIARRYARFLKRPLISINLLSPRPINVFVAGEVTRPGAYTLSLSGGAGDNPGVQYPTVLTALTTAQGVTLAADVTQVQLRRKIGRSSEQAVSVNLKQLIQTGRLSQDITLRDGDTIVVPTANNFNVAESRNLFAANFAASQTTPRTVTIIGEVNRPGSYLVTPGNTDAQGNATPNTVNSGTANPAGLPNVTRVIQLAGGITAQADVRNLRLRRPTRSGSEQAIDINLWQLLQSGDANQDIIVQDGDTIVIPTATEINPAEATQLATTTLSPTRIQVGVVGEVKKPGLTDVQPNSSLNQAILAAGGFNDARASSNAVDLIRLNPNGSVTKRIVKVDFSAGINEQTNPILRNNDVVVVNRSGSAKTGDTISTITGPLGVIFSLLNLIGL, encoded by the coding sequence ATGCTTAACAGAAGTTTGTTTAAATTCCTAACTCAGCCAGTTGTGGGTGTGGCTTTGTTAACTGCTGTCAATGCCGCTGTGCCATGTATCAGTCTAGCTCAGGGACAACCATTACCACCAACTACACTTTCACCAACCACACAAACACAAATAGATACTAATTATTCATTAGGAGGCGGCGATCGCATCCGTGTAAATGTATTTGAAGTACCTGAATATACAGGTGAATACCAAATTCCTCCAGGTGGAGCAATCAACCTGCCTTTAATTGGCAGTGTGTCAGTCCTCGGTCTAACAACTGAACAGGCTGCTGACGAAATTGCTAGAAGATATGCTCGCTTCCTCAAACGTCCCTTAATCTCAATCAATTTATTATCGCCTCGTCCCATCAATGTTTTCGTTGCTGGAGAGGTGACACGTCCAGGAGCTTACACTCTCAGCTTGAGCGGAGGCGCGGGAGATAATCCAGGCGTACAATACCCCACTGTATTAACTGCATTGACAACAGCACAGGGGGTAACCCTGGCTGCGGATGTGACTCAAGTTCAATTACGGCGTAAAATAGGACGCTCCTCAGAGCAAGCCGTCAGTGTCAATTTGAAGCAACTCATTCAAACAGGCAGATTATCACAGGATATTACCTTGCGAGATGGAGACACCATAGTTGTCCCAACAGCAAACAACTTCAACGTGGCAGAATCCCGCAATCTGTTTGCAGCTAACTTTGCCGCTAGCCAAACCACACCCCGCACAGTAACAATTATTGGTGAAGTTAACCGTCCCGGTTCCTATCTTGTCACCCCAGGTAACACAGATGCCCAGGGGAACGCAACCCCTAACACCGTTAACAGTGGCACTGCCAATCCCGCTGGTCTACCAAATGTGACGCGGGTAATTCAACTAGCTGGGGGAATTACAGCACAGGCTGATGTTCGTAATCTCAGGCTACGCCGACCTACACGATCCGGCTCAGAACAAGCTATAGATATTAATCTTTGGCAATTATTGCAGAGTGGTGACGCCAATCAAGACATCATTGTGCAAGACGGAGATACAATTGTTATTCCGACGGCTACTGAAATCAACCCCGCAGAAGCTACTCAATTAGCTACCACTACTCTGTCTCCTACACGCATTCAAGTTGGTGTGGTAGGCGAAGTTAAAAAACCAGGCTTAACAGACGTTCAGCCGAATAGCTCTTTAAATCAAGCTATACTTGCTGCTGGCGGATTTAATGATGCCAGAGCTAGTAGTAATGCTGTTGATTTGATTCGCCTTAACCCTAATGGTTCTGTCACTAAACGTATAGTAAAAGTGGATTTCTCAGCTGGGATTAATGAGCAAACTAATCCTATACTCCGTAATAATGATGTTGTAGTAGTCAACCGATCTGGTTCAGCTAAGACTGGCGATACCATAAGCACTATAACTGGACCTCTAGGTGTTATCTTTAGTCTTTTGAATTTGATCGGACTTTAG
- a CDS encoding ABC transporter ATP-binding protein yields MKSVADDPDSQLNPTDTPPVVLTSELRKVYRTGFWLNQKVVSLKNCSLTVYKGETFGLLGPNGAGKTTLLKLLLGIIRPTSGRGLLLGEPLGDRNVKQHIGYLPENPYLYDYLTGWEFLQLAAGLFQIPKSVQRQRIPQLLELVGLSQADARKKLLRRYSKGMLQRVGMAQALINEPDLVFLDEPMSGLDPVGRYQMREIILALKAAGKTIFFNSHILSEVEQICDRIAILAQGELICSGSLNELLGTKNTYHVKGQGGDWEILKKWIPTLRFEPDGSWQGTLQDDYYDFLASLRLMEGKIIAMNLSRYSLEEFFIQQIETKNNSLN; encoded by the coding sequence ATGAAGTCTGTTGCAGATGACCCTGATTCTCAACTTAATCCGACAGACACTCCGCCAGTAGTCCTAACTTCTGAGTTGCGAAAAGTCTATCGCACTGGTTTTTGGCTAAATCAAAAAGTCGTATCTCTCAAAAACTGTTCTTTAACGGTTTACAAAGGGGAAACCTTTGGGTTGCTGGGGCCAAATGGTGCGGGTAAAACCACCCTTTTAAAATTGTTGCTGGGAATTATTCGTCCTACCTCTGGACGGGGATTATTGTTGGGTGAGCCACTAGGCGATCGCAATGTTAAGCAACATATCGGCTATCTGCCGGAAAATCCCTATTTGTATGACTATCTCACTGGCTGGGAATTCTTGCAGCTAGCAGCTGGGCTATTCCAAATTCCCAAAAGTGTCCAACGCCAACGCATTCCTCAACTGCTGGAATTAGTGGGTTTATCCCAAGCCGATGCCCGCAAAAAGCTGCTGCGCCGCTATTCCAAAGGAATGCTACAGCGTGTTGGCATGGCACAGGCGCTAATTAACGAGCCAGATTTGGTTTTTCTCGATGAACCGATGTCTGGTCTTGATCCTGTGGGACGCTACCAAATGCGGGAAATTATCCTGGCGCTAAAAGCCGCTGGGAAGACGATTTTTTTCAACAGCCACATTCTTAGTGAAGTAGAACAGATTTGCGATCGGATTGCCATCCTCGCTCAAGGTGAATTAATTTGCTCTGGTTCCCTTAATGAACTCTTAGGCACAAAAAACACATATCACGTCAAAGGCCAAGGTGGTGACTGGGAAATTCTCAAAAAATGGATACCTACTCTCAGATTTGAACCAGATGGTTCCTGGCAAGGTACACTACAAGACGATTACTATGATTTTCTCGCCAGTCTTCGTCTCATGGAGGGGAAAATTATTGCCATGAACTTGTCGCGTTACTCCCTAGAAGAGTTCTTTATTCAACAAATCGAAACAAAAAATAACTCACTGAATTAG
- the hisB gene encoding imidazoleglycerol-phosphate dehydratase HisB, translated as MQTTNRQVNSNYDQSTKTPRIATVKRTTGETDVQVTINLDGRGTCTAATGIPFLDHMLHQIASHGLIDIDVQATGDWEIDDHHTNEDVGITLGQALNQALGDRKGIVRFGNFLAPLDEALVQVALDFSGRPHLSYGLQIPSQRVGTYDTQLVREFFVALVNHSQMTLHIRQLDGINSHHIIEATFKAFARATRLAVEIDHRRAGVIPSSKGVL; from the coding sequence ATGCAAACAACCAATCGCCAAGTTAATTCAAACTACGACCAGTCAACTAAAACCCCTCGGATTGCCACAGTTAAACGCACCACTGGTGAAACCGATGTGCAAGTTACCATCAATCTGGATGGTAGAGGAACTTGCACGGCAGCAACTGGCATTCCGTTTTTGGATCATATGTTGCATCAAATTGCCTCCCACGGGCTGATTGATATAGATGTCCAAGCCACAGGAGACTGGGAAATTGATGACCACCACACCAACGAAGACGTAGGCATCACCTTAGGGCAAGCTTTGAACCAAGCACTGGGCGATAGAAAAGGTATTGTCCGCTTTGGTAATTTTCTTGCACCACTGGATGAAGCCTTAGTTCAGGTAGCACTAGACTTTTCCGGACGTCCTCACCTTAGCTACGGCTTGCAAATTCCTAGCCAGCGGGTAGGAACCTATGATACCCAACTGGTGCGCGAATTCTTTGTGGCACTGGTGAACCATAGCCAAATGACACTGCATATTCGGCAACTGGATGGCATTAATTCCCATCACATTATTGAAGCAACATTTAAGGCGTTTGCGAGGGCAACCCGGTTGGCAGTGGAAATCGACCACCGTCGGGCTGGTGTAATTCCCAGTTCTAAGGGCGTTTTGTAA
- the fabI gene encoding enoyl-ACP reductase FabI: MLNLTGKNALVTGIANNRSIAWGIAQQLHKAGANLGITYLPDERGKMEKKVAELVEPLNPSLFLPCNVQNDQQIQSTFETIRDQWGKLDILIHCLAFASKDDLSGDFSQTSRSGFNTALEISTYSLVQLSGAAKPLMTEGGSIVTLTYLGGVRAIPNYNVMGVAKAGLEISVRYLAAELGPQNIRVNAISAGPIRTLASSAVGGILDMIHHVEEVAPLRRTVTQLEVGNAAAFLCSDLSSGITGQILYVDAGYEIMGM; encoded by the coding sequence ATGCTGAATCTGACTGGAAAAAATGCTCTTGTTACAGGTATTGCCAATAACCGCTCGATCGCCTGGGGCATCGCCCAACAGCTGCATAAAGCCGGAGCAAACCTGGGTATTACCTACCTGCCGGATGAACGCGGCAAGATGGAGAAAAAAGTTGCGGAATTGGTAGAACCCCTCAACCCCAGCTTATTTCTTCCCTGTAATGTCCAAAATGATCAACAGATTCAATCTACCTTTGAGACGATTCGTGATCAGTGGGGGAAGTTAGACATCCTCATTCATTGTCTTGCCTTTGCCAGCAAAGATGATTTGAGTGGAGATTTTAGCCAAACCTCTCGTTCTGGCTTCAACACCGCCTTAGAAATCAGTACCTACTCTTTGGTGCAGTTAAGTGGTGCAGCTAAACCTTTGATGACAGAGGGAGGTAGTATCGTCACCCTGACATATTTAGGCGGTGTCAGGGCAATCCCTAACTATAACGTTATGGGAGTTGCCAAGGCGGGGTTAGAAATTAGTGTGCGTTACCTAGCCGCTGAACTAGGTCCGCAAAATATCCGCGTGAATGCCATCTCCGCAGGCCCCATCCGCACTTTGGCATCTTCAGCAGTCGGTGGGATTTTGGATATGATTCATCATGTAGAAGAAGTAGCTCCCTTACGACGCACCGTCACTCAGTTAGAAGTGGGCAATGCTGCGGCTTTCTTGTGTAGTGATTTGTCCAGCGGCATTACCGGACAAATTCTATATGTAGATGCAGGATATGAAATTATGGGAATGTGA
- the ntcA gene encoding global nitrogen regulator NtcA, which translates to MIVTQDKALANVFRQMATGAFPPVVETFERNKTIFFPGDPAERVYFLLKGAVKLSRVYEAGEEITVALLRENSVFGVLSLLTGNKSDRFYHAVAFTPVELLSAPIEQVEQALKENPELSMLMLRGLSSRILQTEMMIETLAHRDMGSRLVSFLLILCRDFGVPCADGITIDLKLSHQAIAEAIGSTRVTVTRLLGDLREKKMISIHKKKITVHKPVTLSRQFT; encoded by the coding sequence ATGATCGTGACACAAGATAAAGCCCTAGCAAATGTATTTCGTCAGATGGCGACCGGGGCGTTTCCGCCAGTTGTGGAAACGTTTGAACGCAATAAAACGATCTTTTTTCCTGGCGATCCTGCCGAACGAGTTTATTTTCTTTTGAAAGGTGCTGTTAAACTTTCCAGGGTGTACGAGGCAGGAGAGGAAATAACGGTAGCACTGCTGCGAGAAAATAGTGTTTTTGGTGTATTGTCATTGCTGACAGGAAATAAGTCGGATAGGTTTTACCATGCGGTTGCATTTACCCCTGTGGAATTACTGTCAGCACCAATTGAACAAGTGGAGCAAGCACTCAAGGAAAATCCAGAATTATCAATGTTAATGCTGCGAGGTCTGTCTTCGCGCATTTTACAGACAGAGATGATGATTGAAACTCTCGCTCACCGAGATATGGGTTCCAGGTTGGTGAGTTTTTTGTTAATTCTTTGTCGGGATTTTGGGGTTCCTTGTGCAGATGGGATCACTATTGATCTGAAGTTATCTCATCAAGCGATCGCAGAGGCAATTGGTTCAACTCGTGTTACTGTCACTAGGCTACTGGGGGATTTGCGTGAAAAAAAGATGATTTCTATCCACAAAAAGAAGATTACTGTGCACAAACCTGTTACCTTAAGTAGGCAATTCACATAA
- a CDS encoding DUF3084 domain-containing protein, which yields MTTGYILIAAILILGGVIATVGDRIGTRVGKARLSLFNLRPKNTAVLVTILTGGLISASTLGILFTADEGLRKGVFELEDIQTDLRQKREQLKTAETQKSQVESELNQARIAQAKAQQDLQIINQYLQAANAKQRQTQAQLNRTINQQAQTQTQLQRTQGQLQQVVTQYQKAITELQSVYNQRKELQAAVELLKTERQRLYAEAKKAIDEAKTAIEKRDRELANRQEAIEVRDQKIVQLDQLIQKRNVEITAREQVIAKRESRLKELEAQQEQLELEVARLEKYYQSYRDLRLGKLALVRGQVLSAGVVRVTQPAAAHQAVVELLQEANRNANLELSEPGANPANVELLRVTQERVEQLSKQIQDGREYVVRIFSAGNYVRGEKQIEFFADTARNQLVFSGGAVLATTTTDSKTMTSYQLQQRLEILISASQFRARNAGIVENVQVEGTFLRFVTQLRQYNQPLEVKAIAAEDTYTAGPLRVKLVAIVNGQIIFST from the coding sequence ATGACCACCGGATACATCCTCATCGCAGCAATTTTAATTCTGGGAGGCGTAATTGCAACCGTGGGCGATCGCATCGGCACACGAGTTGGCAAAGCCCGCCTCTCACTTTTTAATCTTCGTCCGAAAAACACCGCTGTACTGGTAACAATTTTAACGGGCGGGTTGATTTCAGCATCAACTTTAGGAATTTTATTCACTGCCGACGAAGGCTTGCGAAAGGGAGTCTTTGAATTAGAGGATATTCAAACAGACCTCAGGCAGAAGCGGGAACAGCTAAAAACCGCAGAAACTCAGAAAAGTCAGGTAGAGAGTGAGCTAAACCAAGCAAGAATTGCCCAAGCAAAAGCACAACAAGACTTGCAGATAATCAATCAATATTTGCAGGCGGCGAATGCCAAACAACGCCAAACACAAGCTCAGTTGAATCGCACCATTAATCAACAAGCTCAAACCCAAACTCAACTCCAACGGACTCAAGGTCAGCTACAACAAGTTGTAACTCAGTACCAAAAAGCCATAACTGAACTCCAAAGCGTTTACAATCAGAGAAAGGAGCTACAGGCGGCAGTAGAACTACTGAAGACAGAACGTCAACGACTGTACGCTGAAGCTAAAAAAGCCATTGACGAAGCCAAAACAGCTATTGAAAAACGCGATCGCGAACTTGCTAACCGTCAAGAAGCGATAGAAGTGCGCGATCAAAAAATCGTCCAGCTCGATCAACTAATTCAAAAGCGGAATGTAGAAATTACGGCGCGAGAGCAAGTGATTGCCAAACGGGAATCCCGCCTCAAAGAATTGGAAGCGCAACAGGAGCAACTAGAACTGGAAGTTGCAAGGCTGGAAAAATATTATCAGTCCTACCGTGACCTGCGTCTAGGTAAGCTGGCCTTAGTTCGCGGTCAAGTTCTGTCTGCTGGTGTAGTTCGTGTTACCCAACCTGCTGCTGCTCATCAGGCAGTGGTAGAACTTTTACAAGAAGCCAATCGCAACGCCAACCTCGAATTAAGTGAGCCTGGTGCAAATCCGGCAAATGTAGAGCTACTACGCGTCACCCAGGAAAGGGTTGAGCAATTGAGCAAGCAGATTCAGGATGGTCGAGAATACGTGGTACGAATTTTCTCGGCTGGTAATTACGTCAGGGGAGAAAAGCAGATAGAATTTTTCGCCGATACAGCCCGGAATCAACTGGTTTTTTCGGGAGGCGCAGTGCTGGCCACAACTACTACCGATTCCAAAACCATGACATCCTATCAGTTACAGCAGCGGCTGGAAATACTGATTTCTGCTTCCCAATTTCGGGCCCGGAACGCCGGAATTGTCGAAAATGTCCAAGTAGAAGGGACTTTTCTGCGCTTTGTGACCCAATTAAGACAGTATAATCAACCATTGGAGGTCAAAGCGATCGCAGCAGAGGACACTTATACAGCCGGGCCATTGAGAGTAAAATTAGTGGCAATAGTAAACGGACAAATCATTTTTAGTACTTAA